One genomic region from Amaranthus tricolor cultivar Red isolate AtriRed21 chromosome 12, ASM2621246v1, whole genome shotgun sequence encodes:
- the LOC130796984 gene encoding uncharacterized protein LOC130796984 — translation MSTTQFAMVEELASLIKDNFSSRHLVLAIEEALVNYLQDDPSPDGILQLEPMSSYNRLIIHRLADIFGFVHESVGEGDDRHLVLQQCLDTSIPSILVSDILWHFDACESPPLPYQLLRRDDACTVLKINLASSPNFVEREAAYLAARERIFGTTNEDELKQPAKQRPRNVPVVARRMIAHALGQKIIHNNQAQGYEARHSNEEAILDDIERSINVSLDLQPKPSSDCVRTDKNLKCFRGEGNDAKVSLVVHDEKLQKAVDRDLSNVAPKIGAKNRTTISKMSMKEENLGAAKRMFAHALGRQASKDGVPRVK, via the exons ATGAGTACAACACAATTCGCAATG GTTGAGGAACTGGCTTCCCTTATTAAAGATAACTTCTCAAGCAGGCATCTTGTTCTTGCAATTGAAGAAGCTTTGGTGAATTACCTTCAAGATGATCCAAG CCCCGATGGAATACTTCAGCTAGAACCTATGAGTTCATACAACCGACTCATCATCCATCGCCTTGCTGACATCTTTGG ATTTGTTCACGAATCTGTAGGTGAGGGAGATGATCGCCATTTGGTGTTGCAACAATGCTTGGATACATCAAT ACCTTCTATCCTTGTTAGTGACATCCTTTGGCACTTTGATGCATGTGAATCACCACCTTTGCCCTACCAGCTTTTGAGAAGAGATGATGCATGCACag TATTGAAGATAAACTTAGCCTCTTCCCCAAATTTTGTTGAAAGAGAAGCAGCTTATCTAGCTGCTCGGGAACGCATATTTGGTACTACGAATGAAGATGAGTTAAAACAACCTGCCAAACAGAGACCAAGAAATGTACCTGTTGTTGCACGTCGCATGATTGCCCATGCACTTGGCCAaaaaattattcacaacaacCAGGCACAGGGTTATGAGGCTAGACATTCAAATGAAGAGGCTATTTTGGATGACATCGAAAGAAGTATTAATGTTAGTTTAGATCTGCAACCAAAACCTTCTTCCGATTGTGTTCGCACAGACAAAAACCTGAAATGTTTCAGAGGAGAAGGTAATGACGCCAAAGTGTCACTAGTTGTACATGATGAAAAGTTGCAAAAAGCAGTTGATAGGGACTTGTCTAATGTTGCTCCTAAAATCGGTGCAAAAAATAGGACGACCATTTCAAAAATGAGCATGAAAGAGGAAAATCTTGGAGCGGCAAAAAGGATGTTTGCTCATGCTCTGGGTAGACAGGCTTCAAAAGACGGTGTTCCCAGGGTAAAGTAA